TCAAACTCAATACCTTGGCCGATACGGTTAGGACCGCCACCAATAACCATGATTTTATCTTTGTCTGACGGGTTAGCTTCACACTCTTCATCGTACGTTGAGTACATGTAAGCCGTGTCTGAGCTAAATTCGGCAGCACACGTATCAACACGCTTGTACACAGGTACAATGTTTAACTGATGACGCTTTTTGCGAATTTCGGCTTCAGATACACCAGCAATTTCAGCAATACGTGGGTCGGCGAAGCCTTTACGTTTAAGTTTACGTAAAAACTCTGCATTTAAGCCGGCCATGCCACCTTCAGCAATTTTAGCTTCGTCTTTTAAAATGTCTTCTATTTGTACTAAGTACCAAGGGTCAACTTTGGTTAGTTCAAATACTTCTTCTACGCTCATACCATGGCGCATTGCATCGGCAATGTACCAAATACGCTCAGCACCTGGCTCACGTAGTTCACGAATGATTTTTTCGCGCGCTTTCGGGTCATCAAGTGCCACAATTGGGTTAAAGCCCGTTGCGCCAACTTCAAGACCGCGTAATGCTTTATGTAACGACTCTTGCTGGTTACGACCAATCGCCATCACTTCGCCTACTGATTTCATTTGCGTTGTTAAGCGGTCGTTCGCGCCGGCAAATTTTTCAAAGTTAAAGCGAGGTATTTTTGTTACTACGTAATCGATTGAAGGCTCAAATGACGCGGGTGTTTTGCCACCAGTAATGTCGTTTTGAAGTTCATCTAACGTGTAGCCAATCGCTAATTTAGCGGCAATTTTAGCAATAGGGAAACCTGTCGCTTTTGATGCAAGAGCAGATGAGCGAGATACACGCGGATTCATCTCAATGATAACCATACGTCCGTCAACTGGATTTACACCAAACTGAACGTTTGAACCACCGGTTTCTACACCAATTTCACGCAGTACCGCCATAGAGGCATTACGCATTAATTGGTATTCTTTGTCGGTTAGCGTTTGTGCTGGCGCAACGGTGATTGAATCACCGGTGTGTACACCCATAGGGTCAAAGTTTTCGATAGAACATACAATGATACAGTTGTCTTTTTTGTCACGAACAACTTCCATTTCGTATTCTTTCCAACCAATTAATGATTCATCAATTAATAATTCGCTGGTTGGTGATAAATCTAAGCCGCGCTCACAAATTTCGTTAAATTCTTCCATGTTGTAAGCCACACCGCCACCGGTGCCGCCCATGGTGAAAGAAGGACGAATAATACATGGGAAGCCAATGCGCGTAAGCGTGTCGTGCGCTTCATCCATTGAGTGAGCAATCTCTGCACGCGGACATTCAAGGCCAATGTTTTTCATGGCTACGTCAAAGCGTTCACGGTTTTCTGCTTTATCGATTGCATCAGCAGTTGCGCCAATTAGCTCAACGCCGTGTTTAGCCAGTACGCCGTGCTTGTCTAAATCAAGGGCACAGTTTAATGCAGTTTGACCACCCATCGTTGGTAGGACTGCATCCGGCTTTTCTTTTTCAATAATTTTTTCTACCACTTCCCAGTGAATTGGTTCGATGTAGGTTGCATCGGCCATTTCAGGGTCAGTCATGATAGTTGCTGGGTTTGAGTTAACTAATATAACTCTAAAGCCTTCTTCTCTAAGTGCTTTACACGCTTGAGCACCAGAGTAATCAAATTCACAAGCTTGACCAATGACAATTGGGCCTGCGCCTAAGATAAGAATGCTTTTTAAATCGGTACGTTTTGGCATTATTACTCCAGTTAAATTAGTTATTACGCGCTTGCATCAGGTCGATGAAGTGGTCAAATAATGGGGCTGCATCGTGCGGGCCTGGGCTTGCTTCTGGGTGACCTTGGAAGCTAAACGCTGGTTTATCAGTACGATGAATACCTTGTAGTGTTCCATCAAATAACGATTTGTGCGTGGCACGTAAGTTACTTGGTAGTGTGTCTTCATCGGCAGCAAAACCGTGGTTTTGTGCGGTGATCATTACTACATCGCGGTCTAAGTCTTTTACTGGGTGGTTACCACCGTGGTGGCCAAATTTCATTTTTACTGTTTTAGCACCTGAGGCCAGTGCTAATAATTGATGCCCTAAACAGATACCAAAAATGGGTGTGTCGGTTTCTAAAAAGGTTTTAATTGCTTCAATAGCGTAAGTACATGGCTCAGGATCGCCAGGACCATTAGATAAGAAGATACCATCTGGGTTTAAAGCAAGTACATCGGCGGCTGAGGTTTGCGCTGGTACAACGGTTAATTTACAACCGCGATCAACTAGCATACGTAAAATATTACGTTTAACACCGAAGTCGTAGGCTACTACATGAAACTTTTCATCATCACTGCTAAGGGTTTTAAATCCTTGGCCTAATGTCCAGCTTGATTCGCGCCACTCAAAATTTTCCTTGGTTGAGACAACTTTTGCTAAATCCATACCTTTTAAACCAGGGAAGGTTTGCGCGGCTTGTAACGCTTTGTTTTCGTCTAACTCGTCACCGGCAATAATACAGCCGTTTTGTGCGCCTTTGTCGCGCAAAATACGGGTAAGCTTTCTGGTGTCGATATCCGCAATACCTAAAATATTACGTTGTTTTAAGTAATCATCTAACGATTGCTCGTTACGAAAGTTACTTGCTAGCAGTGGCAAATCACGGATCACTAGGCCTTTAGCCCAAATTTGATTCGCTTCTTCGTCTTCGCTGTTGGTACCCGTATTGCCGATATGTGGGTACGTCAAAGTTACGATTTGTTCCGCGTATGATGGATCAGTCAAAATTTCTTGATAACCAGTCATAGACGTATTGAATACTACTTCACCGACTGACATACCGTCAGCGCCGATTGCAGTACCGCGAAACACTGTGCCGTCTTCTAGGACTAACAGAGCGGATTTAGTCAAGTTAAACCTCCTAACAGTAAAAAACGGGAGTAAGCAAATGCTTAACACCCCGCCAATACCCAGAGGGATCGTCAAAACCAGATTTATGTGAGCTTAAATTGTTTTACGCAGTCTTAAATGATGCCGATATAAAACGCTAAACCTTCAATCATTTTTCTTGCCTAAAACTCTTTTCATTCCCACTGAAACCCCTGGTTTTACTAGCCACTTGGGTATAATTGGAAACACGCATTTAGTAATTTTTGGCAAATTGGCTGCATTCTACATGAAGATGCTATTTAGGTCTAACGTTATTTAGATAAATACTACAAATAAGTCGCTTTAGGCAAAAATAGACCCAAACAGCTAAAAAAGTAACTAAACTACTTCAGATCTAGCACATCTTGCATATCATAAAGTCCTGCTGGTTTATTTTGTAACCACTGCGCAGCCCTTATAGCTCCTAATGCAAAGGTCATTCGCGAACTTGCTTTGTGGGTTAATTCAAGCCTTTCGCCCATAGTTGCGAAATACGCGGTGTGTTCACCTACTATGTCCCCACCTCTTAGGACTGAATAGCCAATTTCATTTTGTGATTTTGCGGTTTCTAGTTGGCTGCGGTCGTATACCGCTACTTCATCGTGATCCCACCCTTTAGCCTGTGCAATAGATTCACCAATGGCTAATGCTGTGCCCGATGGCGCATCTATTTTATGACGATGGTGCGCTTCAAACACTTCTATATCTAGGTCGTCACCAAATTTAGTGGCCGCTGTTTGTACTAGGTTAAGTAGTACATTAACGCCAACGCTATAGTTACGCGCAAACACAATAGGAATATGTTTAGCAGCATTTTCTAATAATGCCATGTCTTCGCTCGTTAAACCTGTGGTACCTATAACCATAGGTAATTTTTTATCGAGCGCTGTTTTTAAGTGATTGCGCATACCTGCTGGTAAGGTGAAGTCGATAAGTACATCAACATCAGCAACCTTGCTCTCATCGCTAAAGCTAATGGCTTTGTCGGCTGCACTGTTTACTTGATTTACATTAATACCCAATAACGATGAGCTGCTACGAACATACGCACCACCAAGTTGTGTTTGCTCTTTAATTGTCGCGGCTTCTAATAAGGCTAAGCCCATTCTGCCGTTAGCACCAAAAACACCGATTCGATTCATTGTTATTGCCTTAATCTGATTTAGTTGGATCTGTTGTTGCGTACCCTGATTAATTTGCCGACCTAAATTTGCTTTGAGCAATTATTAGCCGCATATAATCGCACACCGGTAGATATTATCTAAAAGTCGTGCAATAGTCAGGTAAGCCCTTAATTAAATAATAATAACAATACCAGTTTACTTTAGCCATCTATACATTTAAACTTCTCTTTCGCGTCGATTTGGTCTTTGGCTTGCGGGCGCTGTGGTCATCTACTTTTTTTATTAAAGAGTGATCTACTAAATTCAGCTAAAAGAGGAGTTTTGGCTGTGGTTATACTAACTGGTTATGAGGAATACAATGCAGCCAACATTTAATAAAAACAAAGCAATTCTATCTTTGCTTCCCCTTCTTACCTTTGTAGCCCTTTTTTTAGGCTCAGGTTTATATTTACAATCGCAAGGGGTTGATTACGCTTTTTACCAGCTCCCAGCTCCGGTTGCTATACTACCCGCTATTATGCTCGCCTTTATTTTAAACAAAGGCACTGTAAACCAATGTGTTGAAACCTTTATTAAAGGCGCAGGACACAACAACATTATTACCATGTGTTTAATTTATTTACTTGCTGGTGCATTTTCGGCTGTTGCAAGTGCCACCGGTGGTGTGGATGCGGTTGTAAATGCTGGCTTGTCACTTATACCCCCGTCGCTGTTATTACCTGGACTATTTTTAATTGCTGCGGTTGTCTCTACTGCAATGGGAACCTCTATGGGTACCATTGGCGCTATAGGGCCAATTGCTTATGCGGTATCCGTTAAAACAGGCATCGACCCTGCGCTAATGGCCGGTACGATAGTATCGGGCGCAATGTTTGGTGATAACCTTTCGATTATTTCAGACACAACTATTGCTGCAACGCGTACGCAAGGCTGTGAAATGAAAGACAAGTTTAAAGAAAACTTAAAAATAGCGGTTCCTGCTGCAGTACTAACCATTGCTTTGCTGCTTTATTTAACCCCTGCTCCACAAGCAGTAGAAACAAAAGATTTTGATTTATTATTAGTGCTGCCTTATGCCTTTATTTTAGTATTGGCTGTAGCCGGTATGAACGTGTTTGTGGTGCTATTTAGCGGTATTGTATTTGCTGCGCTAATGGGCTTTACCGGCAGCTACGAAGGCGCAAGCTTTGTAAAAGATATTTACAAAGGCTTTACCGATATGCAGGAAATATTTTTACTTTCTATGTTTATTGGTGGCTTATCTGAATTTATTCGTATTAACGGCGGCCTTGATTTTCTGGCACAAAAAATTCAAGCCATTACAAAAGTGATTGCCAAGTGGCACCGCAAAGTAGCTGATCAGCTTGGTATAGCTGCCTTGGTATTAACCAGTAACGTGTGTATAGCCAATAACACGGTATCAATTATTGTTGCAGGTCCTATTGCTAAAAAGCTTGCTGATGATGGCGAAATAAGTGGTAAACGCTCTGCAAGCTTACTCGATATTTTTGCTTGTGTTACGCAAGGCTCACTGCCCTATGGTGCGCAAGCATTACTGTTAGGAGCTACGTTTAAAATTAGCCCGTGGGAAGTATCAACGTCATCTTACTACTGCTTTATTTTAGCTTTTACTGCCATTGCCATTATTTGTTTGCGCCGTAACAAAGCCTAAATTTAGTGCAAAACCCTATGTTGCAGCTTACTAAATAAGCTGCAACATATGTTAAAATAATAATCTACTAATCAACACCTTGTGCTATAATGCGCGCTTTCGCGTGTCACCAAAATTATAGTTAAAAATAGATTATGAAATTTAAAAAATTACTTCCCCTCGTTACCCTTACTTCAATCGCTTTATCATCTTCTGCCCTTGCTGCAAATTGGAGCAGTACCGCATTACATGTTAATAATGGCGATCAAAAAAACCCATTTACCAAGCAAGAATCAGATACGACTGTTTACTCGCTGCAACATGCATCGGGCTATGATTACGGTGATAATTTTTTCTTTATTGATTACAGCAAA
The genomic region above belongs to Pseudoalteromonas sp. MM1 and contains:
- the dapB gene encoding 4-hydroxy-tetrahydrodipicolinate reductase: MNRIGVFGANGRMGLALLEAATIKEQTQLGGAYVRSSSSLLGINVNQVNSAADKAISFSDESKVADVDVLIDFTLPAGMRNHLKTALDKKLPMVIGTTGLTSEDMALLENAAKHIPIVFARNYSVGVNVLLNLVQTAATKFGDDLDIEVFEAHHRHKIDAPSGTALAIGESIAQAKGWDHDEVAVYDRSQLETAKSQNEIGYSVLRGGDIVGEHTAYFATMGERLELTHKASSRMTFALGAIRAAQWLQNKPAGLYDMQDVLDLK
- a CDS encoding Na+/H+ antiporter NhaC family protein; its protein translation is MQPTFNKNKAILSLLPLLTFVALFLGSGLYLQSQGVDYAFYQLPAPVAILPAIMLAFILNKGTVNQCVETFIKGAGHNNIITMCLIYLLAGAFSAVASATGGVDAVVNAGLSLIPPSLLLPGLFLIAAVVSTAMGTSMGTIGAIGPIAYAVSVKTGIDPALMAGTIVSGAMFGDNLSIISDTTIAATRTQGCEMKDKFKENLKIAVPAAVLTIALLLYLTPAPQAVETKDFDLLLVLPYAFILVLAVAGMNVFVVLFSGIVFAALMGFTGSYEGASFVKDIYKGFTDMQEIFLLSMFIGGLSEFIRINGGLDFLAQKIQAITKVIAKWHRKVADQLGIAALVLTSNVCIANNTVSIIVAGPIAKKLADDGEISGKRSASLLDIFACVTQGSLPYGAQALLLGATFKISPWEVSTSSYYCFILAFTAIAIICLRRNKA
- the carB gene encoding carbamoyl-phosphate synthase large subunit, which encodes MPKRTDLKSILILGAGPIVIGQACEFDYSGAQACKALREEGFRVILVNSNPATIMTDPEMADATYIEPIHWEVVEKIIEKEKPDAVLPTMGGQTALNCALDLDKHGVLAKHGVELIGATADAIDKAENRERFDVAMKNIGLECPRAEIAHSMDEAHDTLTRIGFPCIIRPSFTMGGTGGGVAYNMEEFNEICERGLDLSPTSELLIDESLIGWKEYEMEVVRDKKDNCIIVCSIENFDPMGVHTGDSITVAPAQTLTDKEYQLMRNASMAVLREIGVETGGSNVQFGVNPVDGRMVIIEMNPRVSRSSALASKATGFPIAKIAAKLAIGYTLDELQNDITGGKTPASFEPSIDYVVTKIPRFNFEKFAGANDRLTTQMKSVGEVMAIGRNQQESLHKALRGLEVGATGFNPIVALDDPKAREKIIRELREPGAERIWYIADAMRHGMSVEEVFELTKVDPWYLVQIEDILKDEAKIAEGGMAGLNAEFLRKLKRKGFADPRIAEIAGVSEAEIRKKRHQLNIVPVYKRVDTCAAEFSSDTAYMYSTYDEECEANPSDKDKIMVIGGGPNRIGQGIEFDYCCVHAALALREDGYETIMVNCNPETVSTDYDTSDRLFFEPITLEDVLEIVRVEKPKGVIVQYGGQTPLKLARELEANGVPVIGTSPDAIDRAEDRERFQQLVERLDLLQPENATVTSTEEALLKSVEIGFPLVVRPSYVLGGRAMEIVYDEQDLRRYMTEAVQASNEAPVLLDHFLDNAIEVDVDAICDGEQVIIGGIMEHIEQAGVHSGDSACSLPAHSLSQEVQDVMRKQVTDMALELGVVGLMNTQFAVKDGKVYLIEVNPRAARTVPFVSKATGIALAKVAARCMAGQSLASQGITKEVIPPYYSVKEVVLPFAKFQGVDPIRGPEMRSTGEVMGVGDTFAEAFAKAQLGASNTLPRGGRALLSVRNSDKSRVVELAKTMTDLGFEIDATGGTAEALKEAGIEVRRVNKVYEGRPHILDNIKNKEYSYIVNTTEGRQAIEDSKVLRRGALQNKTNYTTTLNAAFANCTANQADDRSKVTSVQELHQRLN
- the carA gene encoding glutamine-hydrolyzing carbamoyl-phosphate synthase small subunit translates to MTKSALLVLEDGTVFRGTAIGADGMSVGEVVFNTSMTGYQEILTDPSYAEQIVTLTYPHIGNTGTNSEDEEANQIWAKGLVIRDLPLLASNFRNEQSLDDYLKQRNILGIADIDTRKLTRILRDKGAQNGCIIAGDELDENKALQAAQTFPGLKGMDLAKVVSTKENFEWRESSWTLGQGFKTLSSDDEKFHVVAYDFGVKRNILRMLVDRGCKLTVVPAQTSAADVLALNPDGIFLSNGPGDPEPCTYAIEAIKTFLETDTPIFGICLGHQLLALASGAKTVKMKFGHHGGNHPVKDLDRDVVMITAQNHGFAADEDTLPSNLRATHKSLFDGTLQGIHRTDKPAFSFQGHPEASPGPHDAAPLFDHFIDLMQARNN